The nucleotide sequence GATTTCCTCACGGTCGCCCCGGTGTTTCCCGGCCTGAAGCCGCACACGATGAGCCTGGAGGGCATATCGGGCGACATTCAACTCATGCAGGACAAGGAAATCTGTTGCGGCACATCGCCGAGCGGCGCCGGGATGCGCTGGACGTCGCCCTGGGCTCGCCGAACTGCGAGAGAGGCTATGCGGGCGTCGAGCAGCCGTCGCCGAACATTCCCTTCTCCGAGGCCCGCTCCGCCCTGCTCGACTGGATCGGGCATCGTTGAGCCGATCGATCGATGCGATCGGTAAAAACCTTCAGGCCATCTTTACGGATCGGTGAGGCTGGTCGCCGGTCCCGGGGGACAAGCTCCGGGCGTTAAGGGTTCGGTAGCGACACGGGCAATCTCCTGAGAACCGGTTTCAGCGCCGGAACCCGAAGGAATTGCAGCCATGGACCCGATCAGGGCCGCGGCCTCGACGCCGCCCGTCTCGACCGCTCCCATCACCCCCGTCCGCCCCGTGGCGGAGACCGCCCGCAGCGAGGCGCTGGCATCGCGCACGCTCGACCCCGCGGTCACCGTCGCGGTGAAACCCGAGAGCACCGAGGCGAAGCCGTCGGAGCCGGAGCGGCGCGCCTATGTCCGCGACGCGGAGAGCCAGAGCCTCGTCTTCCGGGTCACCGATCCGCAGACCGGCGACGTGGTGATGCAGATCCCCGACGAGGTGATCCTCAAGGCACGCACCTATGCGCGGGAATCGTCCGCATCTCCGGGCGAGCGCGTCGCCAAATCCGTCTGATACGACATCCGGTCGATGACCTCGGCCTCTCCTCCGTCATCGCGAGGCGAAGCCGTGGCAAACCAGGGCGCGCCCTTTCCGGACATGGCGCGCGCCCTGGATCGCTTCGCGGCCGCTCGCGATGACGAGAGTCTGGCGAAACCCGAAGCGATCGATCGGAAACGGTATGAGGAGCGGGCGAGGGCCCGCTCATGTTCGGTCGGCCGCGTCGCGGCGCCGGGCGAGACGTCAGGCGCCGGGTCCCGCATCGCCCTGCAGACCCGCGGCGATGTGGTTGTTGAGCGCGACCAGGGACTCGACCTTCTGCACCGTCGGCTCGATCATCGTGTCCAGGATCGTGTGGAACACGTAGGCCGAGAGCTGCGCCATGCCGTTGCGCACTTCGACGGGAAGCGGGCTGTTCGCCTCGGTCGCGGCGGAGGCGAGGATCGTCCAGACCCGCTGGTTGAAGGTCAGCGCCTCGTTGAGGGCGGTGCCCGGCGTGAGGTCGGTGCCGAGGGCCTGGAGCCGCCCGGCCGCCTTCAGGAGAACCGCCGCCTCGGCCTCCCGCGGGGATAGCGCCACGCGCGAGACCTTCGCGTAGGCATTGGCCGCATAATGCATCGTCCGCGTTCTCCCCGCACCGTTCAGGATCGGCCGCAGGGGATGAGTCGCATGAGCTTTGTTAAAAGCGGGTATGCGAGACCTCTGCCGCATTGGCGCCCCGAAAGGGGAGGAGTGCTGCGCCGTGGCCGACTCGCGCGATCCGTCGACGGGAGGGTCCACGCCGCACCGGGTCCGGAACCCGTTTCAGATGACGAATTTCCTTCTCGGTCTGATGGCCGGCTGCATCATCGCCGGCGTTGCCACCATCACCGCGGCGCGGCATCCGGCGGTCCAGTTGCGGCTCGGGCTCGTGCCGACCGCACAGGCGGCGATCGCCCCGCCGCCCCGCATCGAGGCGCCCCGCTGCCCGGCACCGAGAGCCGTCGACCCAGTCGGCAAGCCGGAGATGCTGTTCTCGCGCAGCCGCCTGTGGTCGGTCGCGCCCTGAGGCGCGAAGGGATGCCTCAGACGCTGCTGCCGAGCAGGAACATCACCATCGTCGTGGCGACG is from Methylorubrum populi and encodes:
- a CDS encoding flagellar biosynthesis regulator FlaF, coding for MHYAANAYAKVSRVALSPREAEAAVLLKAAGRLQALGTDLTPGTALNEALTFNQRVWTILASAATEANSPLPVEVRNGMAQLSAYVFHTILDTMIEPTVQKVESLVALNNHIAAGLQGDAGPGA
- a CDS encoding flagellar protein FlaG codes for the protein MDPIRAAASTPPVSTAPITPVRPVAETARSEALASRTLDPAVTVAVKPESTEAKPSEPERRAYVRDAESQSLVFRVTDPQTGDVVMQIPDEVILKARTYARESSASPGERVAKSV